A genomic segment from Planctomycetaceae bacterium encodes:
- a CDS encoding SDR family oxidoreductase, with product MTENVSRRIVLTGASQGLGRAMLEGFISHGHRVAACSRSAHAIEELHETFGEPHHFRVVDVADDNQVRDWAQTVLDDFGIPDLVINNAAIINPNNPLWQITSSDFDRLFAVNVSGTASVIRHFLPAMLSHFQSHHEQAGIDPVIVNFSSGWGRSVAAEVAPYCASKWAIEGLTKALAEELPGHFCAVPLNPGIINTSMLRSCFADGADGFPVPSQWAQVAVPFILSFNRRHSGQSLSVPGM from the coding sequence ATGACTGAGAATGTTTCTCGGCGCATTGTGCTCACAGGGGCATCGCAGGGACTTGGCCGGGCGATGTTGGAGGGATTCATCTCACATGGGCATCGAGTTGCAGCATGCAGCCGATCTGCACATGCCATCGAAGAGTTGCACGAAACGTTTGGTGAGCCACATCATTTTCGGGTCGTCGATGTGGCGGATGACAATCAGGTGCGGGACTGGGCGCAAACGGTTCTGGATGATTTTGGTATTCCTGACCTGGTGATCAACAACGCGGCGATCATCAACCCGAACAACCCACTCTGGCAAATCACATCCAGTGACTTTGACCGGTTATTTGCCGTGAATGTCAGCGGTACAGCCAGCGTGATCCGGCATTTTCTCCCGGCAATGCTGAGTCACTTTCAGTCACACCATGAACAGGCGGGCATTGACCCCGTCATCGTCAACTTCAGTTCCGGCTGGGGACGATCCGTCGCCGCGGAAGTTGCTCCCTACTGTGCATCAAAGTGGGCGATTGAAGGACTCACAAAAGCTCTTGCGGAAGAATTGCCCGGTCACTTTTGTGCAGTCCCTCTTAACCCTGGCATTATCAACACCAGCATGCTTCGAAGTTGTTTCGCGGACGGAGCCGATGGCTTTCCTGTTCCATCACAATGGGCCCAGGTGGCGGTGCCCTTTATCCTGAGCTTCAATCGTCGTCACAGTGGTCAGTCACTGTCCGTGCCAGGTATGTAG